In Thermus filiformis, one DNA window encodes the following:
- a CDS encoding IS110 family RNA-guided transposase, whose product MQGARPSLFVGVDVASRWLDVALGPDGPLHRFPNPSGIPDLLRLLPPGSVVGVEATGSYHRPLAYALHRAGFPVYVLQPLSVASYARSLLRRAKTDRADARLIARFLSERVHELPAYEPSPDSLTLLSVLVRLEAGLASDRVALLNRLHAWAYVLPSLSDLEGIPDRIQGIAREVRSRALEVVRSDPLLSGWFSALLSLPGVGEAIALRVLAYSGDMRRFSSARAYAAFTGLTPRLHQSGQSPERGRISRVGPPALRGAFYMAALSAYRFHPDRRAFVEALLARGKPKRLALVALANRLARAAWSVCVRAEVGGLDNLAG is encoded by the coding sequence ATGCAGGGTGCCCGCCCTTCTCTTTTCGTCGGTGTGGATGTCGCCTCTCGGTGGCTTGATGTGGCCCTAGGTCCTGATGGGCCTTTGCACCGCTTTCCTAACCCCTCCGGTATCCCTGACCTCCTCCGCCTCCTCCCTCCGGGCTCCGTGGTGGGGGTGGAGGCTACCGGCTCCTATCACCGCCCCCTCGCCTACGCCCTCCACCGGGCGGGCTTTCCGGTCTATGTCCTGCAACCCCTCTCGGTGGCCTCCTACGCTCGCTCTCTCCTCCGGCGGGCCAAGACTGACCGGGCGGATGCCCGCCTAATCGCTCGCTTCCTCTCTGAGCGGGTCCATGAGCTACCCGCCTATGAGCCTTCTCCTGACTCCCTTACCCTCTTGTCCGTCCTGGTCCGTTTGGAGGCGGGCTTGGCCTCTGACCGCGTGGCCCTCCTCAACCGCCTACATGCTTGGGCCTATGTCCTCCCCTCCCTCTCTGACCTGGAGGGCATACCTGACCGCATTCAGGGCATAGCTCGGGAAGTCCGCTCCCGTGCCCTAGAGGTCGTGCGCTCTGACCCCCTTCTTTCCGGCTGGTTCTCCGCCCTCCTCTCCCTCCCCGGCGTGGGTGAGGCTATCGCCCTCCGCGTCCTCGCCTACTCCGGGGATATGCGCCGCTTCTCCTCTGCCCGGGCCTACGCCGCGTTTACCGGCCTCACCCCTCGCCTTCATCAGTCCGGGCAATCCCCCGAGCGGGGCCGTATCTCTCGGGTGGGTCCTCCGGCCCTTCGTGGGGCCTTCTACATGGCCGCCCTCTCCGCCTACCGCTTTCACCCTGACCGGCGGGCCTTCGTTGAGGCCCTACTTGCTCGCGGTAAGCCTAAGCGCCTTGCCCTCGTCGCCCTTGCTAACCGCCTAGCTCGTGCCGCGTGGTCCGTCTGCGTGCGGGCTGAGGTGGGGGGGCTTGACAACTTGGCCGGTTAG